One Cloacibacillus sp. DNA window includes the following coding sequences:
- a CDS encoding biotin transporter BioY, with protein MVLVSIFAVLSAVGARLMIPVPFVPFTLQTLVCMLAGFVLGPRLGAAAMALYMLMGLIGIPVFTSTAGPAAILAPSFGYIIGFIGCAWICGALSERFARGGRRVSKLQYFAAAMAGVIFVYVVGVAYLYVILNWYLRAANAGVWRVLSIGFFATIGGDVIKAALAAFIAERLKKSGALAAAMK; from the coding sequence TGTTTCGATATTCGCGGTGCTCTCTGCTGTCGGTGCGCGGCTTATGATTCCCGTGCCGTTTGTGCCGTTCACGCTTCAGACTTTGGTCTGTATGCTCGCCGGCTTCGTGCTGGGGCCGCGGCTTGGCGCCGCTGCAATGGCGCTTTACATGCTGATGGGGCTGATAGGCATTCCGGTCTTCACTTCGACTGCGGGGCCGGCCGCCATTCTTGCGCCCTCCTTCGGCTATATCATCGGCTTCATAGGCTGCGCGTGGATCTGCGGCGCGCTTTCGGAGCGTTTTGCGCGCGGCGGCCGCCGCGTGTCGAAGCTCCAATATTTCGCGGCGGCGATGGCGGGAGTGATTTTTGTCTACGTCGTGGGCGTCGCCTATCTTTACGTCATCCTGAACTGGTACCTGCGCGCGGCAAACGCCGGCGTATGGCGCGTGCTTTCCATCGGATTTTTCGCAACTATCGGAGGTGACGTCATAAAGGCTGCGCTTGCCGCCTTCATAGCCGAGCGCCTGAAAAAAAGCGGCGCGCTCGCCGCCGCGATGAAATAG
- a CDS encoding (2Fe-2S)-binding protein — MQKTEENQKNDSETICWCSGVTRGEIVKAYNNGARTLSEIQQMTGACTVGRCAELSPKKRCCAPDIRALLKELSLEND, encoded by the coding sequence ATGCAAAAGACAGAAGAAAATCAGAAAAACGACAGCGAAACGATATGCTGGTGCTCCGGCGTCACGCGGGGGGAAATAGTCAAAGCCTATAACAACGGCGCCCGCACTCTCTCAGAGATCCAGCAAATGACAGGCGCCTGTACAGTGGGACGGTGCGCCGAGCTCAGCCCCAAAAAACGCTGCTGCGCGCCCGACATAAGAGCGCTGCTCAAAGAACTTTCACTGGAAAACGACTGA
- a CDS encoding DUF2922 family protein, with protein MKSIRMKFITEDGKNLFVSMDYAAAALAEEGGAAKVKAAVDAIIANQPFAQAVVKCETAELIDRSVTAVDLTPAA; from the coding sequence ATGAAAAGCATACGCATGAAATTCATCACGGAGGACGGTAAAAACCTCTTCGTCAGCATGGACTACGCCGCCGCCGCTCTTGCGGAAGAGGGCGGCGCGGCCAAGGTAAAGGCGGCTGTGGACGCGATAATCGCAAATCAGCCCTTTGCTCAGGCCGTAGTCAAATGCGAAACGGCCGAGCTTATAGACCGCAGCGTCACCGCGGTAGACCTCACCCCCGCGGCATAA
- a CDS encoding DUF1659 domain-containing protein, which translates to MAQVKAISSALRLTLALGEADGKKITKTVSLSKIGSQATAAALSAVVTALAELLAYPVASVKKYDTGLLESE; encoded by the coding sequence ATGGCACAGGTAAAGGCAATCTCATCGGCGCTCCGCCTCACTCTCGCACTGGGCGAAGCCGACGGCAAGAAGATCACAAAGACCGTCTCGCTCTCAAAGATCGGCAGCCAGGCGACAGCCGCCGCTCTGTCCGCAGTCGTAACAGCGCTTGCGGAACTTCTCGCCTACCCCGTGGCCTCGGTCAAGAAATACGACACGGGCCTGCTCGAAAGCGAATAA
- a CDS encoding MATE family efflux transporter — protein sequence MKNKIPEKSAMGTLPIPKLILSFALPAITGMVAGAIYNIVDRIFVGQYVGTVGLAAITVAFPTMIFMIAFAMLISVGGSSRVAILFGAGRKRAAEQALGITFTLLAGAGVVLAVVGWFFAKEALVLSGGSGEVLALALPYLKIIMLCAPFALIGFGVNAIVRACGSPRYAMCTQILGAVMNVVLDAVFIVGFDMGVVGAAIGTVAAQAVSAVFGLAYFWTRLAPLRIRACFLGRLRLDVLKRICVVGSAPFFMQISFVLYMTIFNQLVLKYGGELGLSAMGIFFSIDSLIFLPALAVGEAVQPIIGYNFGAGFPKRVIRSVYWAVGMAVGFYVVSGGFAIIFAEQLVRLFSSNKELIALGVPGMRIAYLGIPFMGVTVVTNSALQGVGRGFASLALSFCRHVVCMFAPLFILPELFGFKGLWMAFVVGDAGGCLIAFGFLAWMLRWLRKPQTSATL from the coding sequence ATGAAAAATAAAATACCGGAGAAATCGGCGATGGGGACGCTGCCTATCCCGAAGCTGATTTTGAGTTTCGCGCTTCCGGCCATCACGGGTATGGTGGCGGGGGCTATATATAATATAGTAGACCGCATTTTTGTGGGGCAGTATGTTGGGACGGTAGGACTTGCGGCCATTACGGTGGCTTTTCCGACAATGATTTTTATGATCGCCTTTGCGATGCTGATTAGCGTCGGCGGCTCGTCGCGCGTGGCCATCTTGTTCGGCGCGGGACGAAAGCGCGCCGCTGAGCAGGCGCTTGGCATCACGTTTACTTTGCTTGCCGGCGCGGGCGTCGTCCTTGCCGTAGTTGGCTGGTTTTTTGCGAAGGAGGCGCTCGTTCTGAGCGGCGGAAGCGGCGAGGTGCTTGCCCTGGCTTTGCCCTATCTTAAAATAATCATGCTCTGCGCGCCGTTTGCGCTTATAGGCTTTGGGGTGAACGCCATCGTGCGCGCCTGCGGCAGCCCGAGGTACGCGATGTGTACGCAGATTCTTGGCGCCGTGATGAATGTCGTGCTGGACGCCGTTTTTATCGTAGGCTTTGATATGGGCGTCGTGGGCGCCGCCATCGGCACTGTTGCGGCACAGGCCGTCTCCGCCGTCTTCGGCCTCGCCTATTTCTGGACGCGGCTTGCCCCTTTGCGCATCCGCGCCTGTTTTCTCGGCCGGCTGCGTCTGGACGTTTTGAAGCGCATCTGCGTCGTCGGCAGCGCGCCGTTTTTTATGCAGATATCGTTTGTGCTTTACATGACTATTTTCAATCAGTTGGTGCTGAAATACGGCGGCGAGCTTGGGCTTTCTGCGATGGGCATTTTTTTCAGCATTGATTCGCTCATTTTTTTGCCGGCGCTTGCCGTGGGCGAGGCGGTGCAGCCTATCATAGGCTACAATTTCGGCGCAGGCTTCCCCAAACGCGTCATTCGTTCCGTTTACTGGGCGGTGGGCATGGCGGTCGGTTTCTACGTTGTGAGCGGCGGGTTTGCGATTATTTTCGCCGAGCAGCTGGTGAGGCTCTTTTCATCTAACAAGGAGCTTATTGCGCTTGGCGTGCCCGGCATGAGGATCGCCTATCTTGGCATCCCGTTCATGGGGGTGACGGTCGTGACAAATTCCGCGCTGCAGGGCGTGGGACGCGGCTTTGCGTCGCTTGCGCTCTCCTTCTGCCGGCATGTCGTCTGTATGTTCGCGCCTCTTTTCATCCTGCCTGAGTTATTCGGTTTCAAAGGGCTTTGGATGGCCTTCGTCGTAGGGGACGCGGGCGGCTGCCTCATCGCGTTTGGCTTTCTTGCGTGGATGCTGCGCTGGCTGCGCAAGCCCCAGACGTCCGCCACATTGTGA
- a CDS encoding cytidylate kinase-like family protein encodes MVNCVITISRQFGSGGHEIGMKLAERLGVKFYDKELVDMLAKDGGYDAGFIEQNEEKCSPPICPIMPGFAMPVFYQDLPSDLIYKGQSKLIRTLARGPCVVVGRCADYILRAMDPINCFIHASLDVRVARKMSMVPEGLDFTKEEIKKRVMDVDKKRAKYHEFYTDRKWGQVEDFDLCICTDKIGVDGAVSVIETFVKNKA; translated from the coding sequence ATGGTCAACTGTGTCATCACAATAAGCAGGCAGTTTGGAAGCGGCGGACATGAGATCGGCATGAAGCTGGCGGAAAGGCTTGGCGTAAAGTTCTACGACAAGGAGCTGGTGGACATGCTGGCGAAGGACGGCGGATATGACGCCGGATTCATCGAGCAGAACGAGGAAAAATGTTCCCCGCCGATATGCCCTATCATGCCGGGCTTTGCGATGCCCGTTTTCTATCAGGATCTTCCGTCAGACCTCATCTATAAGGGGCAGAGCAAACTCATACGCACGCTCGCCCGCGGCCCGTGCGTCGTCGTCGGGCGCTGCGCCGACTACATCCTTCGCGCGATGGACCCGATAAACTGCTTCATCCACGCAAGCCTCGACGTTCGCGTCGCCCGCAAAATGTCGATGGTGCCGGAGGGGCTCGATTTCACAAAAGAAGAGATAAAAAAGCGCGTCATGGACGTGGATAAAAAACGCGCGAAATACCACGAATTCTACACGGACCGCAAATGGGGCCAGGTGGAAGATTTCGACCTCTGCATCTGTACCGACAAGATCGGAGTGGACGGCGCCGTCTCGGTTATCGAAACATTCGTAAAAAATAAAGCGTAG
- a CDS encoding helix-turn-helix domain-containing protein — protein sequence MQTSNNNKKSWRAMVAMDFFSLPGLSVYEKIVYTLLCGFADRAGECFPCAQRVAAMAGCSTRQVQRATASLEARGLIVKRPRFNEKGEQMSNLYLIKADFKNIAEQSVDARGLCACDAARGKAAARAGEKILRPAATERRNAPDGASYKQSQPNIKSKESDTSYLEARCAPDDGTPPCLDGVPAAMRATAEFFMLKTGRSELSEEKRAAFAEIEKSHLPARVQREIQTAASRFEKNGRALSTLGFCYVAAALRGQKSRTSRELHTRHADAASDYARELSRWEAASMARLTGCSSEACDVF from the coding sequence ATGCAAACTTCAAACAACAACAAAAAAAGCTGGCGGGCGATGGTGGCGATGGATTTTTTCTCGCTGCCCGGGCTTTCCGTCTATGAAAAAATCGTCTACACGCTGCTTTGCGGCTTTGCGGACAGGGCAGGGGAATGTTTTCCCTGCGCGCAGAGGGTCGCCGCTATGGCCGGATGCAGCACGCGGCAGGTTCAGCGCGCCACCGCGTCGCTTGAAGCGCGCGGGCTCATCGTAAAACGCCCTCGTTTTAACGAAAAGGGCGAACAAATGAGCAATCTCTATCTGATAAAAGCTGACTTTAAAAATATAGCGGAGCAATCTGTGGACGCCCGTGGCCTCTGCGCTTGCGACGCGGCGCGCGGCAAAGCGGCGGCGCGTGCTGGCGAAAAAATTTTGCGTCCCGCCGCGACTGAGCGTCGCAACGCCCCTGACGGCGCGTCGTACAAACAGTCCCAGCCCAACATAAAATCAAAAGAATCAGATACTTCGTATCTGGAGGCGCGCTGCGCCCCCGATGACGGGACGCCACCTTGCCTTGACGGAGTGCCCGCCGCGATGCGCGCCACGGCGGAGTTTTTCATGCTCAAAACGGGACGCAGCGAACTCTCCGAGGAGAAGAGGGCAGCTTTTGCCGAGATCGAAAAAAGCCACCTGCCTGCGCGTGTGCAGCGCGAGATACAGACTGCCGCTTCGCGTTTTGAAAAAAACGGACGCGCGCTTTCAACGCTTGGCTTTTGCTACGTCGCGGCGGCGCTGCGCGGGCAGAAAAGCCGCACTTCCCGCGAACTGCACACGCGGCACGCAGATGCGGCAAGCGACTACGCGCGCGAGCTGAGCCGCTGGGAGGCGGCTTCGATGGCGCGGCTGACGGGATGCTCTTCGGAGGCCTGCGATGTATTCTGA
- a CDS encoding ATP-binding protein: MYSDEAQVFAWLSARFLCTQRPRIYGAPAAFLEAKNYEGCEARCPGAELCRYHGYRPKVFQEGEGFVVRYIQCARFDEKRREAGPTGFPVPPRYSRCLFASFETNGDKLLLTARNLASGCAARGFSMLLLGPSGSGKTHLACAMAAEAASRGASVLFVTLADYFEALKSNIGGLSDAERAMRCAGFAIIDDAGALRCTEWCSQKFFSAIDSRYRAGLPTAVTSDAADAAAFAECAGPRGAMILSRLCDKSSSRWINLKGAQDRRRELPQQQKLLESGNEA; encoded by the coding sequence ATGTATTCTGACGAGGCTCAGGTCTTTGCGTGGCTTTCGGCGCGTTTTCTCTGCACGCAGAGGCCTCGTATATACGGCGCGCCCGCGGCCTTCCTAGAGGCGAAAAACTATGAGGGCTGCGAGGCGCGCTGCCCAGGCGCAGAGCTCTGCCGCTACCACGGCTATAGGCCGAAAGTTTTTCAGGAGGGAGAGGGCTTCGTCGTGCGCTACATACAATGCGCGCGTTTTGACGAAAAGAGGCGCGAGGCCGGCCCTACGGGTTTTCCCGTGCCGCCCAGATACTCACGCTGCCTCTTTGCCTCCTTTGAGACAAACGGCGACAAACTGCTGCTTACGGCGCGAAATCTCGCCTCCGGGTGCGCCGCGCGCGGCTTTTCAATGCTGCTGCTTGGGCCCTCAGGCTCCGGCAAAACGCACCTTGCCTGCGCTATGGCGGCTGAGGCCGCCTCTCGCGGGGCGAGCGTGCTCTTTGTGACGCTTGCGGACTATTTTGAGGCGCTGAAATCAAACATCGGCGGCCTCTCCGACGCGGAAAGAGCGATGCGCTGCGCCGGCTTTGCCATAATAGACGACGCGGGCGCGCTGCGCTGTACGGAGTGGTGCTCGCAGAAATTTTTTTCCGCCATAGACAGCCGCTACCGCGCGGGCCTTCCCACCGCCGTCACCTCCGACGCAGCGGACGCCGCCGCCTTCGCCGAATGCGCCGGCCCAAGAGGAGCCATGATCCTAAGCCGCCTCTGCGACAAATCCAGCAGTCGCTGGATAAACCTAAAAGGAGCGCAGGACCGCAGAAGAGAACTCCCACAGCAGCAAAAACTGCTGGAAAGCGGAAACGAAGCGTGA